In a single window of the Centropristis striata isolate RG_2023a ecotype Rhode Island chromosome 18, C.striata_1.0, whole genome shotgun sequence genome:
- the LOC131991521 gene encoding uncharacterized protein LOC131991521, producing MIHQPAQNQPGCPAALEPDALHIDLPHADPEKVYFTILKCLVQISPQHWEFIRHGLVTGAAMTVLASSCMDMIQVFAEAILDVLMPQVYRYMKTYSTFSVFVLGLTEDRIHSYLGDSIERGLAKALDIKVQHFEATKKFYQLLLRHISKAVNSVLALTTQAPTFESMLPVFFVSGCVTSTGELFDIVRQFATILTEALKVRQRAMWNLNESYEPGRFVLTPYFYFQSKSDLNELVKAYISRMVKILKSAQMPNCVTSSSDHKGVCIRVGTNTQMLTVEDMDSDGQESAMSSCCDSDGIPGAVPDSGNTESNTESCPFSSATVIAAHHSGPNEMESIKNIADELVQAFSAEDLPGSVQGDSSQSVHSGLDVKDKGKLRELTDRIFNLVMSGHDYQIPIVAVEIRMCDIVTYGKLRGEGLIAHALYLRTEEVVTRCAMQVQLWSEVYSEQLDSEEFSVSDNSIFGPRIVVGDHLEEVVESSTSSSLSQDISDSNMTYEVNDELHHDLFGVTVPQGLMTLLVEEMLTVIGINNIETVLHLTSNAIIQLEDGDLREHFHFGRSYKAISQAVIRDLLELSSLQELQEAVRSMDPGLKEAILRALKKQETVLQQKEH from the exons ATGATACATCAACCAGCCCAGAACCAACCAGGGTGTCCTGCTGCTTTGGAGCCTGATGCTCTGCATATTGACCTGCCACATGCTGATccagaaaaagtttattttaccaTTCTCAAATGTTTGGTACAAATAAGTCCACA GCATTGGGAGTTTATAAGACATGGGTTGGTGACTGGTGCGGCAATGACTGTGCTGGCCAGTTCTTGCATGGATATGATCCAGGTTTTTGCAGAGGCCATCCTGGATGTTTTGATGCCACAGGTCTACAGATACATGAAAACCTATAGCACCTTTTCTGTATTTGTCCTTGGTCTTACTGAGGACCGAATCCACAGCTACCTGGGAGATTCTATTGAACGGGGGCTGGCTAAAGCACTGGACATCAAGGTGCAACATTTTGAGGCCACCAAGAAGTTCTACCAGTTGCTTTTGAGACACATTTCAAAGGCGGTCAACTCAGTCTTGGCTTTGACCACTCAGGCTCCCACCTTTGAGTCCATGCTCCCAGTGTTTTTTGTCAGCGGCTGTGTGACTTCAACTGGAGAACTTTTTGATATTGTTCGACAGTTTGCCACCATACTGACAGAAGCCCTCAAAGTTCGGCAGCGTGCAATGTGGAACCTGAATGAATCGTATGAACCAGGCAGATTCGTGTTAACCCCCTATTTCTATTTCCAGTCCAAAAGTGACTTAAATGAATTGGTGAAGGCTTACATCTCTCGCATGGTGAAAATCCTAAAAAGTGCTCAAATGCCAAACTGTGTAACAAGCTCTAGCGACCATAAAGGTGTTTGTATTCGAGttggcacaaacacacaaatgttgACTGTGGAAGACATGGATTCAGATGGACAAGAGTCTGCCATGTCATCCTGTTGTGATTCAGATGGTATACCAGGTGCCGTGCCTGATAGCGGCAATACTGAGTCCAATACTGAGAGCTGTCCCTTTAGTTCAGCTACAGTAATTGCTGCTCATCATTCAGGTCCCAATGAGATGGAGTCGATAAAAAATATAGCTGACGAACTGGTACAAGCATTTTCAGCAGAAGATTTGCCAGGCTCAGTGCAGGGAGACAGTAGTCAATCAGTCCACAGTGGGCTGGATGTCAAAGACAAAGGTAAACTAAGAGAACTCACGGACAGAATTTTCAATTTGGTGATGAGTGGACATGACTACCAGATTCCGATAGTGGCAGTTGAAATACGCATGTGCGACATTGTGACCTATGGAAAGCTGAGGGGAGAGGGTCTCATTGCACATGCTCTGTACCTGAGGACAGAGGAGGTTGTTACTCGTTGTGCTATGCAGGTTCAGCTGTGGTCAGAAGTATACTCGGAGCAGTTGGATTCTGAAGAATTTTCTGTCTCTGATAACTCCATATTTGGACCAAGGATTGTTGTAGGAGACCATTTGGAAGAAGTGGTAGAAAGTTCTACTTCAAGTAGTTTATCACAGGATATTTCAGATTCTAACATGACATATGAAGTTAACGATGAGCTTCACCATGACTTGTTTGGAGTCACTGTTCCTCAAGGCCTGATGACTCTGCTTGTTGAGGAGATGCTCACTGTCATCGGTATTAATAACATTGAAACTGTGTTGCACTTGACAAGCAATGCAATTATACAGCTTGAAGATGGGGACCTGCGCGAACACTTCCACTTTGGTCGGAGTTACAAAGCCATTTCCCAGGCTGTCATTAGAGATCTGCTGGAGTTAAGTTCACTACAAGAGCTGCAGGAGGCAGTGAGGTCAATGGATCCCGGTTTAAAGGAGGCTATTTTGAGAGCACTGAAGAAACA GGAAACTGTGCTGCAACAAAAAGAGCACTAG